The Streptomyces pactum genome contains a region encoding:
- a CDS encoding RNA polymerase sigma factor SigF — protein sequence METAVVRPEAQVVEKGTGSRTGDGSLPGVVDPRAVAPRDARQLSRQFFQRLTELEEGTHEYQYARNTLIEMNMSLVRFAAGRFRGRGDDMEDVVQTGMIGLIKAIDRFELSREVEFTSFALPYIVGEIKRFFRDTTWAVHVPRRLQELRVELAKAREELSSRLDREPTVAELATLMNISENEVVEGQIASNGYNSSSLDAALTGDGSDNGESVLADFIGVEEDGLRLVEDFHSLAPLMAELSERDRQIIHMRFVEEATQAEIGEQLGCSQMHVSRLIKRIITRLREGMLGELGCA from the coding sequence ATGGAGACCGCCGTGGTCCGGCCGGAAGCGCAGGTCGTCGAAAAGGGCACCGGGAGCAGGACGGGTGACGGATCACTGCCGGGTGTCGTGGACCCCCGCGCCGTGGCGCCGCGTGACGCGCGGCAGTTGTCCCGCCAGTTCTTCCAGCGCCTGACGGAACTCGAAGAGGGCACGCACGAGTACCAGTACGCGCGCAACACGCTGATCGAGATGAACATGTCGCTCGTCAGGTTCGCGGCCGGCCGCTTCCGCGGTCGCGGGGACGACATGGAGGACGTGGTCCAGACCGGCATGATCGGCCTGATCAAGGCCATCGACCGGTTCGAGCTGTCGCGCGAGGTCGAGTTCACCTCCTTCGCGCTGCCGTACATCGTCGGCGAGATCAAGCGCTTCTTCCGTGACACCACCTGGGCGGTGCACGTGCCGCGGCGCCTCCAGGAGCTGCGGGTGGAGCTGGCCAAGGCCCGCGAGGAGCTCTCCTCCCGCCTGGACCGCGAGCCCACCGTCGCCGAACTCGCCACGCTGATGAACATCAGCGAGAACGAGGTGGTCGAGGGCCAGATCGCGTCCAACGGCTACAACTCCTCGTCGCTGGACGCCGCGCTGACCGGGGACGGGTCCGACAACGGCGAGTCGGTGCTGGCCGACTTCATCGGGGTGGAGGAGGACGGGCTGCGGCTCGTCGAGGACTTCCATTCGCTCGCCCCGCTGATGGCCGAGCTCAGTGAGCGCGACCGGCAGATCATCCACATGCGGTTCGTGGAGGAGGCCACCCAGGCGGAGATCGGCGAACAGCTCGGCTGCTCGCAGATGCACGTGTCCCGGCTGATCAAGCGGATCATCACCCGGCTGCGCGAGGGCATGCTGGGCGAGCTGGGCTGCGCCTGA
- a CDS encoding helix-turn-helix domain-containing protein has product MTSHVPNEARVIALRPQTRPQSRPQTARPVDRPAVPPERRSPTVREPLWRDLVGDVLRRERLAQERTLKEVAETARISMPYLSEVERGRKEASSEVLAAAAGALGLGLGDLLARAQGELARLTSRHTGAGRGRGTSGARYDGMCLAA; this is encoded by the coding sequence GTGACCAGCCACGTACCGAACGAAGCCCGCGTCATCGCCCTGCGCCCGCAGACGCGCCCGCAGAGCCGACCGCAGACCGCGCGCCCGGTAGACCGCCCCGCCGTACCGCCGGAGCGCAGGTCGCCCACCGTCAGAGAACCCCTGTGGCGAGATCTCGTCGGCGACGTCCTGCGGCGCGAACGCCTCGCCCAGGAACGCACGCTGAAGGAGGTGGCGGAGACCGCCCGGATCTCCATGCCGTACCTGTCGGAGGTGGAGCGCGGCCGCAAGGAGGCGTCGTCGGAGGTGCTGGCCGCCGCCGCGGGCGCCCTCGGACTGGGACTGGGCGACCTGCTGGCGCGGGCCCAGGGAGAACTGGCCCGCCTCACCTCCCGGCACACCGGCGCGGGCCGGGGCCGCGGCACGTCCGGTGCGCGGTACGACGGGATGTGCCTGGCCGCCTGA
- a CDS encoding epoxide hydrolase family protein: MTSFPAETVVPFRLAVPQEDLDELHERLDRTRWPDEPAGAGWAYGVPGGYLRELVRYWRHNYDWRGAEARLNEWPQFTTTIDGANVHFAHVRSPEPDATALILTHGWPGSVVEFLDVVGPLTDPAAHGGDPADAFHVVLPSIPGFGLSGPTPDTGWEGSRIAGAWAELMRRLGYERFGVQGGDWGAVISRELGRAHPDRVIGVHLNLLPGGQQVTEPTPQELAALDPEERERTLTSWRRWDAWSREGTGYAVLQSTRPQTLAYALTDSPVGQLAWIVEKFAEWTDSDELPEEAVDRDLLLTNVMLYWLTGTAGSSGRIYYERAHHAGGAAAPREPSTAPTALALFPGDPQIPLRHKARRTENLVRWTEFDRGGHFAAMEEPDLFTGDVRAFFRQLREAADR, encoded by the coding sequence ATGACCTCATTTCCCGCCGAGACCGTCGTCCCCTTCCGCCTCGCCGTCCCGCAGGAGGACCTCGACGAACTGCACGAACGCCTGGACCGCACCCGCTGGCCGGACGAGCCGGCCGGGGCCGGCTGGGCGTACGGGGTGCCGGGCGGGTACCTGCGGGAGCTGGTGCGGTACTGGCGGCACAACTACGACTGGCGGGGCGCCGAGGCCCGGCTGAACGAGTGGCCGCAGTTCACGACCACGATCGACGGCGCCAACGTCCACTTCGCCCATGTCCGCTCCCCCGAGCCGGACGCCACCGCGCTGATCCTCACGCACGGCTGGCCCGGCTCGGTCGTCGAGTTCCTGGACGTCGTCGGTCCCCTGACCGACCCGGCGGCCCACGGGGGCGACCCCGCCGACGCCTTCCACGTGGTCCTGCCGTCCATCCCGGGGTTCGGGCTGTCCGGACCGACGCCGGACACCGGCTGGGAGGGGAGCAGGATCGCCGGCGCCTGGGCCGAGCTCATGCGGCGCCTGGGCTACGAGCGGTTCGGCGTGCAGGGCGGCGACTGGGGCGCGGTGATCTCCCGCGAGCTCGGCCGTGCCCACCCCGACCGGGTGATCGGCGTGCACCTCAACCTGCTGCCGGGCGGACAGCAGGTCACCGAGCCGACCCCGCAGGAGCTGGCCGCGCTGGACCCCGAGGAGCGGGAACGGACCCTGACGTCGTGGCGCCGCTGGGACGCCTGGTCGCGCGAGGGGACCGGATACGCCGTCCTGCAGTCCACCCGTCCGCAGACCCTGGCGTACGCGCTGACCGACTCGCCCGTCGGGCAGCTCGCCTGGATCGTGGAGAAGTTCGCCGAGTGGACGGACTCCGACGAGCTTCCGGAAGAGGCGGTGGACCGGGACCTGCTGCTCACCAACGTGATGCTGTACTGGCTGACCGGCACGGCGGGCTCCTCCGGCCGCATCTACTACGAGCGGGCGCACCATGCCGGCGGGGCCGCCGCACCCCGGGAGCCGTCGACGGCGCCGACCGCGCTCGCCCTCTTCCCCGGCGACCCCCAGATACCGCTGCGGCACAAGGCGCGGCGCACGGAGAACCTGGTGCGGTGGACGGAGTTCGACCGGGGCGGGCACTTCGCGGCGATGGAGGAACCCGACCTGTTCACCGGCGATGTCCGGGCCTTCTTCCGCCAGTTGCGGGAGGCGGCGGACCGCTGA
- a CDS encoding ClpP family protease, whose translation MGSYTIPNVVERTPQGERSYDVFSRLLSERIIFLGTEIDDGVANVVIAQLLHLESSAPESEIAVYINSPGGSFTSLMAIYDTMTFVQAPISTFCVGQAASTAAVLLAGGDPGRRFVLEHARVLLGQPASGGRQGTVSDLALQAKEMVRIRSQVEEVLARHTHHDIATLRADMDRDKVFTAQEAVAYGLADEVLGRRLARV comes from the coding sequence ATGGGGAGCTACACGATTCCGAACGTCGTCGAGCGGACCCCGCAGGGTGAGCGGTCCTACGACGTGTTCAGCCGGCTGCTGTCGGAGCGGATCATCTTCCTGGGCACCGAGATCGACGACGGCGTGGCCAACGTCGTCATCGCGCAACTCCTCCATCTGGAGTCGTCGGCTCCGGAGAGCGAGATCGCGGTCTACATCAACTCCCCCGGCGGCTCGTTCACGTCGCTGATGGCGATCTACGACACGATGACGTTCGTACAGGCGCCGATCTCGACCTTCTGTGTCGGGCAGGCCGCCTCCACGGCGGCCGTGCTGCTCGCCGGCGGGGACCCGGGGCGGCGGTTCGTGCTGGAGCACGCGCGGGTGCTGCTCGGGCAGCCGGCCAGCGGCGGGCGGCAGGGCACGGTCTCCGATCTGGCACTGCAGGCCAAGGAGATGGTGCGGATCCGCTCCCAGGTCGAGGAAGTGCTGGCCCGCCACACGCACCACGACATCGCGACGCTGCGCGCGGACATGGACCGCGACAAGGTGTTCACCGCCCAGGAGGCGGTGGCCTACGGGCTGGCCGACGAGGTGCTCGGCCGGCGCCTGGCGCGGGTGTGA
- a CDS encoding ATP-dependent Clp protease proteolytic subunit, with the protein MSPLIAGPAPAAPPRAQEGDTPATRFDDHLAAQLLAQRIVLLGTQVDEVSANRVCAQLLILSAEDPRTDISLYINSPGGSVHAGLAIYDTMRLIPNDVSTLAMGFAASMGQFLLSVGAAGKRFALPNARVMMHQPSAGIGGTTADIEIQADNLEFTKRTVERITAEHTGQSPETISRDGDRDRWFTAEEAREYGMVDQVVQSLADVRPAATRRRMGL; encoded by the coding sequence ATGTCTCCACTCATCGCCGGCCCGGCCCCGGCCGCGCCGCCCCGGGCCCAGGAGGGCGACACCCCTGCGACCCGGTTCGACGACCACCTCGCCGCGCAGTTGCTCGCGCAGCGGATCGTGCTGCTGGGCACGCAGGTCGACGAGGTCTCCGCCAACCGGGTCTGCGCCCAGTTGCTGATCCTGTCCGCGGAGGACCCGCGCACCGACATCAGCCTGTACATCAACAGCCCCGGGGGCTCCGTGCACGCGGGGCTCGCCATCTACGACACGATGCGGCTGATCCCCAACGACGTCTCGACGCTCGCCATGGGGTTCGCCGCCAGCATGGGGCAGTTCCTGCTGAGCGTCGGCGCGGCGGGCAAGCGCTTCGCCCTGCCGAACGCGCGGGTCATGATGCACCAGCCGTCGGCGGGCATCGGCGGCACCACCGCCGACATCGAGATCCAGGCCGACAACCTGGAGTTCACCAAGCGGACCGTCGAGCGGATCACCGCCGAGCACACCGGTCAGAGCCCGGAGACCATCTCCCGGGACGGCGACCGCGACCGCTGGTTCACGGCCGAGGAGGCCAGGGAGTACGGAATGGTGGACCAGGTCGTCCAGTCCCTCGCGGACGTGCGCCCGGCCGCCACCAGGCGACGGATGGGGCTGTGA